One genomic region from Sander lucioperca isolate FBNREF2018 chromosome 3, SLUC_FBN_1.2, whole genome shotgun sequence encodes:
- the abhd17c gene encoding alpha/beta hydrolase domain-containing protein 17C produces the protein MPEQGPRMNGFSLGELCWLFCCPPCPSRIAAKLAFLPPEPTYSVHADASGVTSLHLTERADWQYSQRELDAVEVFTTRSSRGNRVGCMFVRCAPNSRYTLLFSHGNAVDLGQMCSFYIGLGSRINCNVFSYDYSGYGVSTGKPSEKNLYADIEAAWQVLRNKYGVPPENIILYGQSIGTVPTIDLAARYECAAVILHSPLMSGLRVAFPDTRKTYCFDAFPSIDKVSKVASPVLVIHGTEDEVIDFSHGLAMYERCPRAVEPLWVEGAGHNDIELYAQYLERLKQFISFELPTS, from the exons ATGCCCGAACAAGGCCCTAGGATGAATGGGTTTTCTCTCGGCGAACTATGCTGGCTGTTCTGTTGTCCGCCTTGTCCGAGTCGCATCGCGGCCAAGCTAGCTTTCCTCCCACCGGAGCCCACGTACTCGGTGCACGCCGATGCTAGCGGGGTAACTAGCTTACATCTAACCGAACGGGCGGACTGGCAGTACTCTCAGCGAGAGCTCGATGCAGTGGAAGTTTTTACCACCAGAAGCAGTCGGGGTAACCGGGTCGGGTGTATGTTTGTGCGTTGCGCCCCGAACAGTCGTTACACGCTGCTGTTTTCCCACGGTAACGCCGTGGACCTTGGGCAGATGTGCAGTTTTTACATCGGCCTCGGCTCCAGGATCAACTGCAACGTGTTCTCCTACGATTACTCAGGCTACGGAGTCAGCACCGGCAAGCCCTCTGAGAAGAACCTGTATGCGGACATCGAGGCGGCCTGGCAGGTCCTGAGAAATAA GTATGGTGTACCACCTGAGAACATCATCCTGTACGGTCAGAGTATCGGCACTGTGCCCACCATTGACCTGGCTGCTCGCTATGAATGTGCTGCTGTCATCCTCCACTCCCCACTCATGTCAGGACTACGGGTGGCCTTCCCCGATACACGCAAAACCTACTGCTTTGATGCCTTCCccag TATTGACAAGGTGTCCAAAGTGGCGTCCCCGGTGCTTGTGATCCACGGCACGGAAGACGAGGTGATCGACTTCTCCCACGGCCTGGCCATGTACGAGCGCTGCCCCCGTGCCGTCGAGCCCCTGTGGGTGGAAGGAGCCGGCCACAACGACATTGAACTGTACGCCCAGTACCTGGAGAGACTCAAGCAGTTCATCTCCTTTGAGCTTCCCACCTCCTGA